In archaeon CG10_big_fil_rev_8_21_14_0_10_43_11, a genomic segment contains:
- a CDS encoding sulfite exporter TauE/SafE family protein yields the protein MVSILFFVFAFFAEVAGTMAGFGSSTLFLPLALLFFDFKTALLLVAIFHISGNLGRLTFFRHGLDRNLLLRFGVPSVIATVIGALLVNLIVQDVLKLVLGIFLLAYVFFAWHGQRSFKPTKQNSLIGASLSGFFAGLIGTGGALRGAFLSAFKLKKSVYLATAAAISLSGDLMRIPIYFGSGFLSPNLYYLIPILFVIAIFASFTGKKVVTKIPQKTFRKWVLFAIALASLTFIYSGMRAVLLF from the coding sequence ATGGTAAGTATCCTGTTTTTTGTTTTTGCGTTCTTTGCAGAAGTGGCGGGGACCATGGCCGGCTTTGGCTCGTCAACTCTTTTTCTGCCTCTTGCCTTGCTCTTTTTTGACTTTAAAACAGCACTCCTGCTTGTTGCAATCTTTCACATATCAGGAAACCTAGGACGTCTCACCTTCTTTCGACATGGCCTTGACAGAAACCTACTTTTGCGCTTTGGTGTTCCAAGTGTGATTGCTACTGTTATTGGTGCATTACTGGTGAACTTGATTGTTCAGGACGTGCTCAAACTCGTGCTGGGCATCTTTCTTCTTGCCTACGTGTTTTTTGCATGGCATGGGCAGCGCTCTTTTAAACCAACAAAACAAAATAGCCTGATTGGCGCAAGCCTGTCTGGATTTTTTGCAGGACTTATTGGAACAGGTGGCGCGTTGCGCGGCGCGTTTTTAAGCGCATTCAAACTCAAAAAAAGCGTGTATCTCGCAACTGCAGCCGCAATCTCACTTTCTGGTGACCTCATGCGCATTCCCATCTATTTTGGTAGTGGATTTCTTTCTCCAAACTTGTACTATCTTATTCCAATCCTGTTTGTTATAGCTATTTTTGCGTCATTTACTGGAAAAAAAGTTGTTACCAAAATACCCCAAAAAACGTTCAGGAAATGGGTTCTTTTTGCAATTGCGCTTGCAAGCCTTACATTCATCTATTCGGGCATGCGCGCGGTGTTACTGTTTTAG
- the alaS gene encoding alanine--tRNA ligase: protein MSIMPVLTDKEIKKKYTKIFPQDPDRYYPTKYLKSMGFVRGQCSKCARYFWNQDKNRKVCGDVSCVGKFSFLEKPLAKNHFSYLDIWKTFSKHFKKVGNYTPIKRYPVVARWRSDLHFVEASIDDFIPYVVNGVVKPPANPLTVPQFCLRFNDIGNVGITGSHYTGFVMIGQHRFEKPQDYDTNAYMKHLSSYFFDVLGLDPKELTYHEDVWAGSQNFGPSVELFAGGIELCNQVYMQYHYLGGNPEFEDLKLKVVDMGLGQERVAWFSNNAPISYESTYASVLEKLKRETGVKMDANIMKKFYPLAGRLNLDETDDINKEWAGIAEEVSMNVDALKNAILPLQALYSIADHTRSLLFALSDGALPSNSGGGYNLRAIYRRAYDFNRKYKWNLDFGQIVKWHADALKSQYPELQDHLDDVQKVLAVEAEKYEKTLENIARIIKSIKGKIKTEKMIELYDSHGVTPQSLKDAGVDVNVPDDFYSLIAERHRKSDEKEERYLLNVSDIKKTERLYYADYKKDSFTGKVVKIIDDYVILDKTIFYPTSGGQLHDIGYLNDEHVIDTIVQDGVILHKVEHANKFKVGDAVKGKIDKERRIKLAKHHTSVHIINGAARSVLGAHVWQGGSEKTPQKARLDISHYEALSNEQMRAIEKKANEIIKKAIRVEKFVLQKSEAEKKYGFILYQGGAIPGSELRVIKIADFDIEACGGTHLDNTKESELIKLTKSTKIQDGLVRLELKAGEAAKKYTQELTDEANHVSKLLGCSYKEMSALSDELFLVWKRVRKGKSGKYTRGKYVEAKPKTYEQMLAVEEALEDAADVLRTQKIKTHRTVERFLADLEAKGALK, encoded by the coding sequence ATGTCAATTATGCCTGTATTGACTGACAAGGAAATTAAAAAGAAGTACACAAAAATATTCCCTCAAGACCCAGACCGGTACTACCCTACAAAATACTTGAAATCAATGGGCTTTGTGCGCGGACAATGCAGTAAGTGCGCTAGGTACTTCTGGAACCAAGACAAAAACCGAAAAGTCTGCGGTGACGTGTCTTGCGTAGGCAAATTTAGCTTTCTTGAAAAGCCACTCGCAAAAAACCACTTCTCATATCTTGACATTTGGAAAACATTCTCAAAACACTTCAAAAAAGTCGGCAACTACACACCAATCAAACGCTACCCCGTGGTCGCACGATGGCGAAGCGACTTGCACTTTGTGGAAGCAAGCATTGACGACTTCATACCCTACGTGGTTAATGGTGTAGTAAAACCACCCGCAAACCCGTTAACCGTGCCGCAATTCTGTTTGAGATTTAATGATATTGGAAATGTTGGCATTACCGGCAGTCACTATACTGGTTTTGTTATGATTGGCCAACACCGATTTGAAAAACCACAAGACTATGACACAAACGCGTACATGAAACACTTATCCTCATACTTCTTTGACGTGCTTGGCCTTGACCCAAAAGAATTAACCTATCATGAGGACGTGTGGGCAGGAAGCCAAAACTTTGGACCAAGCGTTGAACTCTTTGCAGGTGGCATTGAACTCTGCAACCAGGTTTATATGCAATACCACTATCTTGGCGGCAACCCAGAATTTGAAGACTTGAAACTCAAAGTTGTAGACATGGGTCTTGGCCAAGAACGCGTCGCATGGTTTTCAAACAATGCACCAATCAGTTACGAATCAACGTATGCGAGCGTGCTTGAAAAACTCAAACGAGAAACTGGCGTCAAAATGGATGCAAACATCATGAAAAAATTCTACCCCCTTGCGGGCAGACTCAATCTTGATGAGACTGATGATATTAACAAAGAATGGGCTGGCATTGCAGAAGAAGTGAGTATGAACGTAGATGCGCTCAAAAATGCAATTCTTCCACTCCAAGCACTCTATTCAATTGCAGACCACACGCGAAGCTTACTCTTTGCATTATCCGATGGCGCGCTGCCTTCAAACAGTGGGGGCGGATACAACCTACGCGCAATTTATCGACGAGCATATGACTTTAATCGCAAGTACAAATGGAATCTTGATTTTGGACAAATTGTTAAATGGCATGCTGATGCATTGAAGTCACAATACCCTGAGCTTCAAGACCACTTAGATGACGTGCAGAAAGTCTTGGCTGTTGAAGCAGAAAAATATGAAAAGACATTGGAAAACATTGCGCGCATCATTAAAAGTATCAAAGGAAAAATCAAGACTGAAAAGATGATTGAACTCTACGACAGCCACGGCGTCACGCCACAATCACTCAAAGACGCAGGCGTTGATGTAAACGTTCCTGATGACTTTTACTCATTAATTGCAGAGCGCCACCGAAAAAGTGATGAAAAAGAAGAACGCTACTTGCTCAATGTTTCAGATATCAAAAAAACTGAGAGACTCTATTATGCTGACTACAAAAAAGATTCATTCACCGGAAAAGTAGTCAAAATCATTGATGATTACGTGATACTTGACAAAACCATATTCTACCCAACAAGCGGCGGACAACTCCATGATATTGGCTATTTGAATGATGAACACGTTATTGACACCATTGTCCAAGACGGAGTTATACTGCACAAAGTGGAACACGCAAACAAATTCAAAGTTGGCGACGCCGTTAAAGGAAAAATTGACAAGGAGCGAAGAATCAAACTTGCAAAACACCACACAAGCGTGCACATCATCAACGGGGCAGCACGAAGCGTGTTAGGCGCCCATGTGTGGCAAGGCGGCAGTGAAAAAACACCCCAAAAAGCACGACTCGACATCTCGCACTATGAAGCGCTCTCAAATGAGCAAATGCGTGCAATCGAGAAAAAAGCAAATGAAATCATCAAAAAAGCAATTCGTGTTGAAAAGTTTGTGCTCCAAAAAAGCGAGGCAGAAAAGAAATATGGGTTTATCCTTTATCAGGGGGGTGCAATACCGGGAAGCGAATTGCGCGTCATTAAAATAGCTGATTTTGACATAGAAGCGTGTGGTGGCACACACCTTGATAATACTAAAGAATCAGAACTCATCAAACTCACCAAAAGCACAAAAATCCAGGACGGACTTGTCAGATTGGAGCTTAAAGCAGGAGAAGCCGCTAAAAAATACACCCAAGAACTCACTGACGAAGCAAACCACGTGTCAAAGCTGTTAGGATGCTCATACAAAGAGATGAGCGCTCTCTCTGATGAGCTCTTTCTTGTGTGGAAGCGAGTTCGAAAAGGAAAATCTGGCAAATACACGCGTGGAAAATATGTTGAGGCAAAGCCAAAAACGTATGAACAAATGCTTGCTGTAGAAGAAGCACTTGAAGACGCGGCAGACGTGCTTCGAACGCAAAAAATCAAAACACATCGCACGGTTGAACGATTCTTAGCAGACCTTGAAGCAAAAGGCGCGCTCAAATAA
- the cyaB gene encoding class IV adenylate cyclase, translated as MEIEVKILNINKADVVRTLHALGAKKTFEGTVHSYFYDFDDKRLGHEDKILRIRMLGQTALLTLKKRVSKKKAKIMHEHEIRVSDRDILMSILSDLGLSVWDADKKTRTSYELDTVHVDIDTIPGIPSFLEIEAPNLQTLKDYVKKLGFSMKHAKPWSRQDLLDHYQH; from the coding sequence ATGGAAATCGAAGTTAAAATTCTCAACATAAACAAAGCAGACGTAGTGCGCACGCTTCACGCGCTTGGCGCGAAAAAAACGTTTGAAGGAACCGTCCACTCCTATTTTTACGATTTTGATGATAAACGATTAGGGCACGAAGATAAGATACTGCGCATTAGAATGCTTGGTCAAACTGCACTGCTCACGCTCAAAAAAAGGGTCAGCAAGAAAAAAGCAAAAATCATGCATGAACATGAAATACGCGTGTCAGACCGGGACATTCTCATGAGCATTCTTTCAGACTTGGGGCTGAGCGTGTGGGATGCTGATAAAAAAACACGCACCTCCTACGAACTTGACACAGTCCACGTTGACATTGACACCATACCGGGGATTCCCTCCTTTCTTGAAATTGAAGCGCCTAATCTTCAAACACTTAAAGACTACGTGAAAAAACTCGGCTTTTCTATGAAGCACGCAAAACCTTGGTCGCGCCAAGACCTCTTGGACCACTACCAACACTAA
- a CDS encoding glutamine-hydrolyzing GMP synthase — MILVFDFGSQVAHLITRRIRELGVYAELIAPDTPAQKIKDLEPQALILSGGPKSVYEKDAPTIDQNIFALGLPILGICYGHQLMAQSLGGSVQKGKGEYGSTIINVRDSSNLLKTFSHEHEVWMSHSDYVQTPPKGFLVTSLSRNGYISSMAHQKKQFYSVQFHPEVTHTKNGRDVFDAFLSSINAKRDWSLQDFIEQSMQSIKSRVGTKNVLMGVSGGVDSTVAATLLNKVIPNNLHCVFINNGLLREGEFEEVITYFNNFKNFHAIDASDRFLSQLKNVTDPEEKRKIIGNTFIDVFDKKAQELGDFTYLGQGTIYPDRVESAQTSKNASKIKTHHNVGGLPKNMRLSVLEPLADLYKDEVRAIGRLLGIPNQLIDRQPFPGPGLAVRIVGSITKDRLRIVRESDAILRAELITQGVPDLWQAFTALLPVKTVGVKGDERSYEYPVVIRCVRSVDAMTAEAACLSLTLLKQIGARIANEVSGVNRVLYDLTDKPPGTIEFE, encoded by the coding sequence ATGATACTCGTCTTTGATTTTGGAAGTCAAGTCGCGCATCTTATTACGCGAAGAATCAGAGAGCTTGGCGTATACGCAGAACTCATCGCACCAGATACGCCCGCACAAAAAATAAAAGACCTAGAACCACAAGCGCTCATTCTTTCAGGCGGACCAAAAAGCGTGTATGAAAAAGACGCTCCAACTATTGACCAAAACATCTTTGCTCTAGGCTTGCCAATTCTTGGCATTTGCTATGGCCACCAGCTCATGGCACAAAGCCTTGGCGGAAGCGTACAAAAAGGAAAAGGCGAATACGGTAGCACAATCATCAACGTGCGCGACTCATCAAACCTTCTCAAAACATTCTCTCACGAACACGAAGTGTGGATGAGCCACTCTGATTATGTTCAAACGCCGCCTAAAGGATTTCTTGTTACCTCACTCTCAAGAAATGGCTACATTTCGAGCATGGCACACCAAAAAAAGCAATTCTACTCTGTTCAATTCCATCCTGAAGTCACGCACACGAAAAATGGTCGTGACGTGTTTGACGCGTTTCTTAGCAGTATTAATGCAAAACGAGACTGGAGCTTGCAGGACTTTATTGAACAGAGCATGCAGAGCATCAAATCGCGCGTGGGAACTAAGAATGTGCTTATGGGTGTGAGCGGAGGCGTTGATTCAACGGTTGCGGCAACCCTGCTCAACAAGGTAATTCCAAACAATTTGCACTGCGTGTTCATAAATAATGGTTTACTGCGCGAAGGCGAATTTGAAGAAGTGATAACCTATTTTAACAATTTCAAAAACTTTCATGCAATTGATGCAAGCGACCGTTTCCTTTCGCAGCTCAAAAACGTAACAGACCCTGAAGAAAAGCGAAAAATCATTGGCAACACGTTCATTGACGTGTTTGACAAAAAAGCGCAAGAACTCGGTGACTTCACGTATCTTGGTCAAGGCACGATTTATCCTGACCGTGTTGAGAGCGCGCAAACGTCAAAAAACGCGTCAAAAATAAAAACGCACCACAACGTGGGTGGACTGCCAAAAAACATGCGACTTTCTGTTCTTGAACCATTAGCAGACTTGTACAAGGATGAAGTCAGAGCAATAGGTAGATTGCTTGGCATCCCAAACCAGCTCATTGACCGCCAGCCTTTTCCGGGTCCGGGACTTGCAGTTAGAATTGTTGGCAGCATAACAAAAGACCGACTGCGCATTGTTCGCGAATCTGATGCTATACTACGCGCAGAACTTATAACACAAGGCGTACCTGATTTGTGGCAAGCATTTACTGCGCTTCTTCCTGTCAAGACTGTTGGCGTGAAAGGAGACGAACGCTCCTATGAATACCCGGTTGTTATTCGGTGCGTGCGCAGCGTTGATGCTATGACTGCAGAAGCCGCGTGCCTTTCCCTTACGTTACTAAAACAGATTGGCGCACGCATTGCAAATGAAGTCTCAGGAGTAAACCGCGTATTATATGACCTGACTGATAAACCTCCCGGAACTATTGAATTTGAATAG